The Calditrichota bacterium genome includes the window CTCCGGCCGTCATCGGGCCTCAGAAGCGCGCAAAGCAGAAAAAGTCTTGATTCAAACGGAGACATTTAGCGAACCACGGGTGGTTTCCCTGTACCAGGGAGTGGCTCCTAACAGCCGGACCGGAAGGCCGGTGGCTGACAGGACCGACCACCCAGAGGCAGCGCACGGAATGACCATCCAGGAAATGCAACCTACTTTGCCCTTGGCGCGGACGCAGAAGAGAGCTGCAGGCGAGCTCTTGGCGCGAGCCTTTCACTCTGACCCGAGCTTCGTCTTCACGATTCCCGACCCAGTGCGCCGCCAGGAGGTGCTGTCGTGGCTGTTCGAAAGGTTGGTCGCGGCGGTTATGGACTGGGGGCGCGTCCTCACGACTCCATCCCTGGCTGGCGTTGCCCTGTGGTTAGGGCCGGAACGGCAATCGTTGCCGACGTGGAGGTTGGTGCGGTCGGGGTTGACGTTGTTTCCGCTTGTTTGTGGCTGGTCAGCCTTCCGGCGGTTCACAGCCCTGGCCAGGTGGAGCGAGCTCCTGCATCGGCGCACGCTGAGAGGCAGGCATTGGTACCTTTTCGCCATGGGGGTTGAGCCCAGCTGTCAGCGTCTTGGCGTGGGGACGGTGCTCTTGAACTCCGTGCTGCCCATTGCTGATGCCGAGGGGTTGCCCTGCTACCTTGACACTACCAACCTGGCGAACATCGGTTACTACGAACGCTTTGGCTTTGTGGCGGCTGGCGAAGAGACATTCGTAACGGCACGGGGCACGGAGCTCACCATCTGGGGCATGGTGCGTCATCCACAACGTGGGTGGTGAGGTGCTGCATGGTTCCTCATCCGTTCCGTGAGCGACGACTATTCCGAGGTCGCGGCGAGGGGAGGCCGGCGGAGCTCGGGGAAACATCGAGCCGGTGTGTAGCTCACGAGTCCCAAGGGAGCGAATAGCTCGCCGGCGAGCAAGGCCCGCATACTGTCCTCCGGTGTCCTGTTGCTGGCCAGCGTACTCGACATGCGGCAGCGGCGTGCCTTAGAGCTATACTCCGCACACGGCCGACAGGGCGGGAAAATTCCGCTTGATTTTTTGGCATTTTGTCTATAGCTTTGCCTTCAGCGTGTGAACCTGCGGCGCTGGCGGGCCGCAGGAATCGGCAAGAGTGGAATACTGCAACGCAGGACGCGAGAGGCAATGCATCCAACGGTCGTCACGATTTTGGCATCAATGTTAGGACTGGGGGCATTGGGAGCACTGTTTGGGGGCGGGTTGGCGTATGCTGCCAAGAAGTTCGCCGTCAAGGTCGACCCTAAAGTCGAAGCTGTGCAGGCGGTGCTGTGTGGGGCAAACTGCGGGGCATGTGGCTTTCCAGGATGTGCCGCCTTTGCCGAGGCGGTGGTAGCTGGCGCTGCTCCCTATGACGGCTGCATCCCAGGTGGGGCCGATTGTGCCCGGCAGATTGCTGCCATCATGGGCGGTGAAGTCGGGGAGCTGAAGGAAGCACCCGTGGCGGTGGTTTGCTGCCAGGGCGGCCGAGCAGAGGCCGGCGAGCGCTTCATCTATCAGGGCTACGAGGATTGCGAAGCGGCTCAACTCATTGCCGGCGGGGCAAAGGCCTGCATCTACGGGTGCCTGGGTTTTGGCACCTGCGTGAAAGCCTGTCCGTTCGACGCTATGGCGATGAACGACAACGGCCTGCCGGTCGTGTTCGAGGACAAGTGCACCGGCTGCGGCAAGTGCGTGAAGGCCTGCCCCCGGGGTATCATGCAGCTGATTCCGCGCAGCCAACGCATCTACATTGCCTGCAGGTCCCAGGACCGGGGCAAGCAGGTCAAAGAGGTATGCACGGTCGGTTGCACGGGGTGCACCCTGTGTGCCAACCCCAAGACGACGCCTTCGGGTTCCATTCGCATGAACGGCTTCTTGCCAGAGATCGTAAACCCCACGGCGGACGATTTGGAGCAGGCTTTCGCAAAGTGTCCGACCCATAGTTTTGTACGGAGGGGGGAGAAGGTGACCGAGCCACAGGCTCAACCAGAGGAGATGGCGACGAGCTAATGCTCGTCAGACAACAGCGGAGATGACCATGCAAGAGAAGGTCAAAGAAGTGCTCGACAGGATTCGGCCGGCATTGCAGCGTGATGGCGGAGATGTTGAGCTGGTCGAGGTGAAGGACGGTATCGTTTCGGTACGACTGAAGGGTGCATGCGGTGGTTGTCCGATGTCTCAAATGACTTTGAAGATGGGCATCGAACGCGAAATAAAGAGACTGGTTCCCGAAGTCAAGCAGGTGATTGCCGTCTGAGGTCAGATGCACAGACTCGCCGGGGCGCCCAGAGCGTGACAGCCAAGAAGAAAGAGGCGCTGGCCAGACTCGAGATTCGCGACAGACACCTCGGTGACGAATGGCTCGTGCCGGACTGGTCCATGGAAGAGGCGTCTCAGGACCTGCACGTGGGAAGGCGTCTCTTCTTAGGCTTCGCTCTGTTGGCGATGATATGTCTGGGGGCAGGCATATGGCTGGCATGGTACCTGGTCGTGCCCCGGCTGAGTTCTTTTCATCCTTTACTCCCCTATGTGGTGGGGGGAGCTGCGCTGGTAGGGCTCCTCATTGCGCTGCTCTGGTTTGTGCTCACCGCTGTCTCTATTGTGTTCGAGAAGAATTTTCTCGTACTCGTTTTCGGCCGCGAGTTTTCGCTGTCGTTTCTGGCGCCGCTTGTACTTCGCCTTGGGCGCCGATTTGGCATTTCTCGCGACAAGATGAGCCACTCCTTTATTCGCGTGAGCAACTCCTTGATCCGTGCTACCAGGAAGACGGCACAGTGCGACAAACTGCTTATCCTCTTGCCGCGATGCTTGCAGCGCTCGCTCAAGGAGAAGGTTGAGGAGTTGGCGCGCAAGTACGAGTGCGAGGTCTACGTGGCCAGCGGGGGAGAGGCAGCACGGCGCGCCGTTGCGCTCACTCGCCCCTCAGCCATCATTGGCATCGCTTGCGAGCGCGACCTGGTGAGCGGTCTTCAAGATAACGTGACCCGCATCCCCATCATCGCGATCCCTAATAGGCGACCGGAAGGACCGTGCAAGAACACCCTGGTGGACTTTGAGGAGGTAGAGCGGGCGGTGCAGTTCTTTCTCGGTCTCGCCTCCGGTAATGCTCACCGCAGCCGGTCACCCCTTTCACCGCGCGGTTAATCCTAACCCTTACCAGAAATGAGCGGAACTGGCGAGAAGATCCGGGCTTTGGCCCTGTTTTCCGGCGGACTGGATAGCTTGCTTGCCACGGCTGTGATTGTGCGCCAGGGAGTGGAGGTCATCGCCCTGCATTTCGTCACGGGCTTTGCCCCCAAACGGCGGGGTCAAGTGGAGCAGGCGGCGGAAGCTCGGCAGGTGGAGGAGGCAGCAGCCGCAGTGGGAGCGCG containing:
- a CDS encoding GNAT family N-acetyltransferase, with product MADRTDHPEAAHGMTIQEMQPTLPLARTQKRAAGELLARAFHSDPSFVFTIPDPVRRQEVLSWLFERLVAAVMDWGRVLTTPSLAGVALWLGPERQSLPTWRLVRSGLTLFPLVCGWSAFRRFTALARWSELLHRRTLRGRHWYLFAMGVEPSCQRLGVGTVLLNSVLPIADAEGLPCYLDTTNLANIGYYERFGFVAAGEETFVTARGTELTIWGMVRHPQRGW
- a CDS encoding RnfABCDGE type electron transport complex subunit B — protein: MHPTVVTILASMLGLGALGALFGGGLAYAAKKFAVKVDPKVEAVQAVLCGANCGACGFPGCAAFAEAVVAGAAPYDGCIPGGADCARQIAAIMGGEVGELKEAPVAVVCCQGGRAEAGERFIYQGYEDCEAAQLIAGGAKACIYGCLGFGTCVKACPFDAMAMNDNGLPVVFEDKCTGCGKCVKACPRGIMQLIPRSQRIYIACRSQDRGKQVKEVCTVGCTGCTLCANPKTTPSGSIRMNGFLPEIVNPTADDLEQAFAKCPTHSFVRRGEKVTEPQAQPEEMATS
- a CDS encoding NifU family protein, coding for MQEKVKEVLDRIRPALQRDGGDVELVEVKDGIVSVRLKGACGGCPMSQMTLKMGIEREIKRLVPEVKQVIAV
- a CDS encoding DUF116 domain-containing protein, which translates into the protein MTAKKKEALARLEIRDRHLGDEWLVPDWSMEEASQDLHVGRRLFLGFALLAMICLGAGIWLAWYLVVPRLSSFHPLLPYVVGGAALVGLLIALLWFVLTAVSIVFEKNFLVLVFGREFSLSFLAPLVLRLGRRFGISRDKMSHSFIRVSNSLIRATRKTAQCDKLLILLPRCLQRSLKEKVEELARKYECEVYVASGGEAARRAVALTRPSAIIGIACERDLVSGLQDNVTRIPIIAIPNRRPEGPCKNTLVDFEEVERAVQFFLGLASGNAHRSRSPLSPRG